The following are from one region of the Cytobacillus firmus genome:
- the spoIIGA gene encoding sigma-E processing peptidase SpoIIGA has translation MTVYLDVIWALNFMFDSLLLYLTAIILKRETGLWKIFAGGFIGSIIILLAFTPFQEYSGHPFTKLLFSIVMVLVVFGFKRLRYFVKALMTFYFATFLVGGSLIGIHYFINFDFKLSSSVMMASIKGFGDPISWLFVVIGFPLAWHFSKRNVEGIEMTKIQYDSLILVRVVINETEYCFKGLIDSGNQLYDPISKMPVMFISIKDRLDEFPPEISKMAGNPEDIIMGSESIGADWEHKMRVIPCKVVGQEHQLIIGFKPDRILFEKENEIIEAERGLISFSMQQLSSDDSFQCIVHPKMLTGRSTIKPDAKVS, from the coding sequence TTGACGGTCTATTTGGATGTTATCTGGGCATTGAATTTTATGTTTGACAGCCTGCTCCTTTATTTAACAGCCATAATTCTAAAAAGAGAAACCGGACTATGGAAAATTTTTGCGGGCGGCTTCATAGGTTCCATCATTATTTTATTAGCATTTACACCTTTTCAAGAATATTCAGGTCATCCGTTCACTAAGCTGCTCTTCTCGATTGTAATGGTATTGGTTGTTTTCGGCTTTAAGCGTTTACGTTATTTTGTAAAAGCTCTCATGACTTTTTATTTTGCTACTTTTTTAGTTGGAGGCTCCTTAATAGGCATTCATTATTTTATCAATTTTGATTTTAAGCTTTCTTCATCTGTCATGATGGCAAGCATAAAAGGCTTTGGTGATCCAATCAGCTGGCTGTTCGTGGTTATTGGGTTTCCCCTTGCCTGGCATTTTTCAAAGAGAAATGTTGAGGGAATTGAGATGACAAAAATTCAGTATGACTCTTTAATCCTGGTGCGTGTTGTGATCAATGAAACAGAATATTGCTTCAAGGGCCTGATTGACAGCGGCAACCAGTTATACGATCCTATTTCGAAAATGCCTGTTATGTTCATATCCATAAAAGACAGGCTGGATGAGTTTCCGCCTGAAATCAGTAAAATGGCAGGAAACCCGGAGGATATCATTATGGGCAGCGAGTCAATTGGAGCGGATTGGGAGCATAAAATGAGGGTCATTCCATGTAAGGTTGTTGGACAAGAACACCAATTAATCATAGGGTTCAAGCCTGACCGGATTCTCTTTGAAAAAGAGAATGAAATAATCGAAGCAGAACGCGGGTTAATATCATTTTCCATGCAGCAGCTTTCATCAGACGATTCGTTTCAGTGCATCGTGCACCCCAAGATGCTTACAGGCAGAAGTACAATAAAGCCCGATGCAAAAGTAAGTTAA
- a CDS encoding YlmH family RNA-binding protein — protein MSIYQHFRPEEREFIDQVLNWKNLVENTYAPKLTDFLDPREQHILKSIIGQDSGILFALFGGTTGSERKRALLFPDYYESDEEDFKIRLFELEYPKKFVTIEHPQVLGSLMSLGLKRGKFGDILFEEDRIQFFAAQEIEEYISLQLQSIGRASVSLEIQPFSKAIQSPEVWKESSITSSSLRLDTVISSIYNISRQKSQLYIQQGHVKVNWTQIENPSFECQQSDIISVRGQGRSKIIEIDGKTKKDKWRIIAGRQR, from the coding sequence TTGTCTATTTATCAGCACTTCCGGCCGGAAGAAAGAGAATTTATTGACCAGGTCCTTAACTGGAAAAATCTTGTGGAAAATACATATGCACCAAAGCTTACTGATTTTCTTGATCCAAGGGAGCAGCATATCCTAAAAAGCATCATAGGACAGGATTCGGGAATCTTATTTGCTTTATTTGGCGGAACAACAGGGTCTGAGAGAAAGAGAGCACTGTTATTTCCGGATTATTATGAAAGCGATGAAGAAGATTTTAAAATTCGGCTGTTTGAATTGGAATATCCAAAGAAGTTTGTTACCATTGAACACCCGCAAGTCCTCGGCAGCCTGATGTCACTGGGACTAAAAAGAGGGAAATTTGGTGACATCCTGTTTGAAGAGGACAGAATCCAGTTTTTTGCTGCTCAAGAAATTGAAGAGTACATCAGCCTGCAGCTTCAGTCAATTGGCAGAGCTTCCGTATCGTTGGAAATACAGCCTTTTTCAAAGGCGATTCAATCACCAGAAGTGTGGAAAGAAAGCTCCATCACCTCTTCATCCCTGAGGTTGGACACAGTCATCTCATCCATCTACAATATCTCAAGACAGAAATCCCAGCTCTATATCCAACAGGGACACGTTAAAGTCAATTGGACGCAAATAGAAAACCCCTCATTTGAATGCCAGCAAAGCGACATCATCTCAGTCAGGGGACAAGGCCGATCCAAAATCATAGAAATAGATGGGAAAACAAAAAAGGACAAATGGAGAATTATTGCCGGGAGACAGAGATAG
- a CDS encoding YlmC/YmxH family sporulation protein gives MVKISEFQMKDVVNVADGKKLGNIGDIDININTGKIEAVIIGGAGKVLGFFGRDADIVIPWKNIIKIGEDVILVRYQDAIEPKYIEDEA, from the coding sequence ATGGTGAAAATATCTGAATTTCAAATGAAGGATGTTGTAAATGTAGCTGACGGCAAAAAACTTGGAAATATTGGGGATATAGATATTAATATTAATACAGGAAAAATTGAAGCGGTCATTATCGGAGGAGCGGGGAAAGTATTAGGCTTCTTTGGCAGGGACGCAGATATTGTCATTCCCTGGAAAAATATTATAAAAATCGGTGAAGATGTCATACTTGTCCGCTATCAGGATGCGATTGAGCCTAAATATATAGAGGATGAAGCATAA
- a CDS encoding DivIVA domain-containing protein, with amino-acid sequence MPLTPLDIHNKEFSKGFRGYDEDEVNEFLDQIIKDYEILIREKKELEEKLNETNDRIGHFTTIEETLNKSIVVAQEAAEELKRNAHKEAKLIIKEAEKNADRIVNESLSKARKIALDIEDLKKQSKVFRTRFKMLVEAQLDMLNNDDWDHLMEYKLDSTELKSLREEEESLA; translated from the coding sequence ATGCCATTAACACCGTTAGATATTCATAACAAGGAATTCAGCAAAGGATTCCGCGGTTATGACGAAGATGAAGTGAACGAATTCCTCGACCAAATCATAAAGGACTATGAAATCCTGATCAGGGAAAAAAAAGAGCTGGAAGAAAAGCTCAACGAAACGAATGACCGCATTGGCCACTTTACCACAATTGAAGAAACACTTAATAAATCTATTGTGGTTGCACAGGAAGCTGCAGAAGAATTAAAACGCAATGCCCACAAAGAAGCAAAGCTTATCATCAAAGAAGCTGAAAAAAATGCTGACAGGATTGTGAATGAATCCCTATCCAAAGCAAGAAAAATCGCACTGGATATTGAAGATTTAAAGAAACAGTCCAAAGTATTCCGGACACGCTTTAAAATGCTTGTTGAAGCACAGCTTGATATGCTGAATAACGATGATTGGGATCATTTAATGGAATATAAGCTGGATTCCACTGAGCTGAAATCATTAAGAGAAGAAGAAGAATCACTGGCTTGA
- the hmpA gene encoding NO-inducible flavohemoprotein, with translation MLDTKTIEIIKSTVPVLEKHGEDITKTFYKLLFTNHPELLNIFNHANQKQGRQQRALANSVYAAAKYIDNLEAIIPVVTQIAHKHRSLGIKPEHYPIVGEHLILAIKEVLQEAATEEIIEAWVKAYGVISDAFIGLEKNLYEDTSNKPGGWDDFRTFTVAKKVKESDVVTSFYFTPADGGNISTYLPGQYISVKLTIPGEEYTQIRQYSLSDSPEKTYYRISVKKEEGFSEKPDGKVSNYLHNDLNEGDQIDISAPAGEFVLENVDKPLVLLSGGVGITPMHSMLRHLDATGVNHETIFVHAALNGNVHAFTGEVQEIEKNNPLVKTYFCYEKPTEKDKTEKVYSKEGYITSEWLKTIVPNKESMVYMCGPVPFMQAMYEALLDAGFKKENIHYEFFGPSMQLKETQSV, from the coding sequence ATGTTAGACACAAAAACAATTGAAATTATTAAAAGCACCGTACCTGTACTTGAAAAACACGGTGAAGATATTACGAAAACCTTCTATAAACTATTGTTTACAAATCACCCTGAACTGCTGAACATTTTCAATCACGCAAATCAAAAACAGGGCCGTCAGCAAAGAGCACTTGCCAACTCAGTATATGCGGCTGCAAAATATATCGATAATCTCGAGGCTATTATTCCGGTTGTCACACAAATCGCACATAAACACAGATCATTGGGGATTAAACCTGAACATTATCCAATTGTGGGAGAGCACTTAATTCTTGCAATTAAGGAAGTACTGCAAGAGGCTGCAACTGAAGAAATTATTGAGGCGTGGGTTAAAGCATATGGTGTGATATCTGATGCATTCATCGGATTGGAAAAAAATCTTTATGAGGATACATCAAATAAGCCAGGAGGCTGGGATGACTTCAGAACTTTCACTGTGGCCAAAAAGGTGAAAGAAAGTGATGTGGTTACATCCTTCTACTTTACACCGGCTGATGGAGGAAATATTTCCACTTACCTTCCTGGTCAATATATTAGTGTAAAATTAACGATTCCTGGCGAAGAATACACACAAATCCGCCAATACAGCCTGTCTGATTCCCCGGAAAAGACTTATTACCGGATTTCTGTAAAGAAAGAAGAAGGCTTCTCGGAAAAGCCGGACGGAAAGGTTTCCAACTATCTTCATAATGATCTTAACGAAGGCGATCAAATAGATATTAGTGCTCCTGCTGGAGAATTTGTTCTGGAGAATGTGGATAAGCCTCTGGTTCTGCTTAGCGGCGGGGTAGGCATTACACCAATGCACAGCATGTTGCGTCATCTTGATGCAACAGGAGTAAATCATGAAACTATTTTTGTACATGCTGCACTTAATGGAAATGTACATGCCTTTACCGGCGAAGTTCAGGAGATTGAAAAGAATAATCCATTAGTTAAAACATATTTCTGCTATGAAAAGCCAACAGAAAAAGATAAAACCGAAAAAGTCTACAGCAAAGAAGGCTATATTACTTCTGAGTGGTTAAAAACAATCGTGCCAAATAAAGAAAGTATGGTTTATATGTGCGGTCCAGTTCCTTTCATGCAGGCTATGTATGAAGCATTACTTGATGCTGGTTTTAAAAAGGAAAATATCCACTATGAATTCTTCGGTCCATCAATGCAATTAAAGGAAACTCAATCAGTTTAA
- the pgeF gene encoding peptidoglycan editing factor PgeF: MEPFSLKKEEYFVIKDWADRFPNMLAGFTTKNGGFSRNQYETLNVGLHVNDSYEAVSQNRQHVADLLGFSIENWVGAEQTHEVNIKKVTENDKGKGALVYEDSFSGTDGFFTYSKGVLMTLCYADCVPLYFLHEKTGAIGIAHAGWKGTVGGIGRNMAELFAGEGINLREVQAVIGPSICGNCYIVDDRVISKVQKILEDVDIKPYNQISDNQFQLDLKELNKKILANAGIPFENIMMTDFCTSCHADYFFSHRRNKGNTGRMMSFIGWKEEAGN, from the coding sequence ATGGAACCATTTTCTTTAAAAAAGGAAGAGTATTTTGTCATAAAAGATTGGGCGGATCGTTTTCCTAATATGTTGGCTGGTTTTACAACAAAAAATGGCGGCTTCAGCCGCAATCAATATGAAACTCTAAATGTAGGATTACATGTGAATGACAGCTATGAAGCAGTCAGCCAAAATCGGCAGCATGTGGCTGACTTGCTTGGCTTTTCTATCGAAAATTGGGTCGGTGCTGAACAAACACATGAGGTAAATATAAAAAAAGTTACTGAAAATGATAAAGGAAAAGGAGCTCTAGTTTACGAGGATTCCTTTTCAGGTACCGACGGTTTTTTCACATATTCTAAAGGTGTCCTGATGACCCTGTGTTATGCCGATTGTGTGCCCCTTTATTTCCTGCATGAGAAGACAGGAGCCATAGGCATTGCCCATGCCGGCTGGAAAGGCACTGTTGGCGGGATCGGCAGGAATATGGCTGAACTGTTTGCAGGTGAAGGCATAAACTTAAGAGAGGTCCAAGCCGTGATTGGCCCTTCCATTTGCGGTAACTGTTATATTGTTGATGATCGTGTTATTTCAAAAGTGCAAAAAATACTAGAAGATGTCGATATAAAGCCATATAATCAAATTAGTGACAATCAATTCCAGCTTGACCTAAAAGAACTAAATAAAAAAATCCTTGCAAATGCGGGGATTCCTTTTGAAAATATCATGATGACTGATTTTTGCACAAGCTGTCATGCAGACTATTTTTTCTCCCACCGAAGAAATAAGGGGAATACCGGCAGGATGATGAGTTTTATTGGCTGGAAGGAGGAAGCAGGGAACTAA
- the sigG gene encoding RNA polymerase sporulation sigma factor SigG: protein MTRNKVEICGVDTSKLPVLKNEEMRELFKQMHKGDITAREKLVNGNLRLVLSVIQRFNNRGEFVDDLFQVGCIGLMKSIDNFDLSQNVKFSTYAVPMIIGEIRRYLRDNNPIRVSRSLRDIAYKALQVRERLMSKTSREPTAEEIAKELDVPHEEIVFALDAIQDPVSLFEPIYNDGGDPIYVMDQLSDERNKDIQWIEEIALKEGMRRLNEREKLILRKRFFQGKTQMEVAEEIGISQAQVSRLEKAAIKQMNKNIQS from the coding sequence TTGACTCGAAATAAAGTAGAAATTTGCGGTGTTGATACTTCAAAGCTTCCAGTTTTAAAAAACGAAGAAATGAGAGAGCTCTTCAAGCAAATGCATAAGGGGGATATAACCGCACGGGAAAAACTCGTCAACGGCAATTTGCGTCTCGTATTGAGTGTGATTCAGCGTTTTAACAACAGAGGCGAATTTGTTGATGACCTTTTCCAGGTCGGCTGTATCGGTCTGATGAAATCTATTGATAATTTTGATTTAAGTCAAAACGTTAAGTTTTCCACCTATGCCGTTCCGATGATTATTGGGGAAATACGCAGGTATCTGCGTGATAATAATCCGATCCGTGTTTCTCGTTCTTTAAGGGACATTGCTTATAAAGCTCTGCAGGTAAGGGAACGTCTCATGAGTAAAACGTCCAGAGAGCCTACAGCTGAAGAAATAGCTAAAGAGCTGGATGTGCCTCATGAAGAAATCGTTTTTGCATTGGATGCCATCCAGGATCCTGTTTCTTTATTTGAGCCGATTTATAATGATGGCGGGGATCCAATTTATGTGATGGATCAGCTTAGCGATGAACGAAACAAAGATATTCAATGGATTGAGGAAATAGCGCTCAAAGAAGGAATGAGGAGACTGAATGAACGGGAAAAACTGATTCTCAGAAAACGCTTCTTCCAGGGCAAAACTCAAATGGAAGTGGCGGAGGAAATCGGCATTTCCCAGGCACAAGTTTCAAGGCTTGAAAAAGCGGCCATCAAACAAATGAATAAGAATATTCAAAGCTAG
- a CDS encoding cell division protein SepF, producing MSIKSKFKTFFFLDDEYDYKEEEIIEEEREPVKQVQKQQQPVQKQNIVSLQSVQKSSKVVLVEPRVYAEAQDIADQLKNRRAVVVNLQRIEKDQAKRIVDFLSGTVYAIGGDIQKIGTDIFLCTPDNVEVSGNISQLMKEQELENTRW from the coding sequence ATGAGTATAAAATCAAAATTTAAAACATTTTTCTTCCTGGATGATGAATATGACTATAAGGAAGAGGAAATCATCGAAGAAGAAAGAGAGCCGGTGAAGCAGGTGCAGAAACAGCAGCAGCCAGTTCAAAAACAGAATATTGTCAGCCTTCAAAGTGTGCAGAAGTCTTCTAAAGTAGTTCTTGTTGAACCGCGGGTATATGCAGAAGCGCAGGATATTGCGGATCAGCTGAAGAACAGAAGAGCTGTTGTAGTCAATCTGCAGAGAATAGAAAAAGATCAGGCAAAGCGCATTGTTGACTTCCTTAGCGGGACCGTTTATGCCATCGGTGGAGACATTCAGAAGATTGGTACTGATATTTTCTTATGTACACCTGACAATGTTGAAGTATCAGGGAACATCTCTCAGCTGATGAAAGAACAAGAATTAGAAAATACGAGGTGGTAG
- the sigE gene encoding RNA polymerase sporulation sigma factor SigE, whose translation MKKLKLRLSYYWYKLLIKLGIKTDEVYYIGGSEALPPPLSKEEEEMLLIKLPKGDKAARSILIERNLRLVVYIARKFENTGINIEDLISIGTIGLIKAVNTFNPEKKIKLATYASRCIENEILMYLRRNNKIRSEVSFDEPLNIDWDGNELLLSDVLGTEDDIITKDLEANVDKKLLLKALYQLSDREKQIMELRFGLGSGEEKTQKDVADMLGISQSYISRLEKRIIKRLKKEFNKMV comes from the coding sequence ATGAAAAAGTTAAAACTTCGCTTATCCTACTATTGGTATAAATTGTTGATTAAGCTGGGGATCAAAACAGATGAAGTATATTATATAGGCGGCAGCGAAGCATTGCCTCCTCCACTCAGTAAGGAAGAAGAAGAAATGCTCCTGATTAAGCTTCCAAAAGGTGATAAAGCGGCAAGGTCCATTTTAATTGAAAGAAATCTTCGACTTGTTGTGTATATTGCCAGAAAGTTTGAAAATACAGGCATTAATATAGAGGACTTAATCAGTATTGGAACGATTGGGCTTATTAAAGCAGTAAATACTTTTAACCCGGAGAAGAAAATCAAACTGGCTACATATGCATCCCGCTGTATTGAGAATGAAATTCTCATGTATTTAAGAAGGAACAATAAAATTCGTTCTGAAGTTTCCTTTGACGAACCCCTAAATATTGATTGGGATGGCAATGAACTTCTTCTATCTGATGTTCTGGGCACTGAGGATGACATCATAACAAAAGATCTCGAAGCGAATGTTGATAAAAAGCTGCTGTTAAAGGCATTGTATCAGCTTTCAGATCGTGAAAAACAGATCATGGAACTCAGGTTTGGCCTCGGATCAGGCGAAGAAAAAACTCAAAAGGATGTGGCAGATATGCTGGGTATTTCCCAATCCTATATTTCACGCCTGGAAAAAAGAATAATAAAAAGACTAAAAAAAGAATTTAATAAGATGGTTTAG
- the ileS gene encoding isoleucine--tRNA ligase, whose amino-acid sequence MDYKDSLLMPKTEFPMRGNLPKREPEIQAKWEEMNIYEKVQERTKGRPMFVLHDGPPYANGDIHIGHALNKILKDFIVRSKSMTGYNAPYVPGWDTHGLPIEQALTNKGVKRKEMSVAEFRELCEEYAYEQIDSQRGQFKRLGVRGDWENPYITLKPEYEAQQIKVFGEMAKKGYIYKGKKPVYWSPSSESALAEAEIEYKDKRSPSIYVAFKVKDGKEVLDQDTHIVIWTTTPWTIPANLGISVHPDLSYTVVEANGKKFMVAEDLLAAVAKEFEWEGYQVVQTVKGTDLENVIAEHPLYGRDSLVMLGDHVTTDAGTGCVHTAPGHGEDDFQVGMKYGLDVLCPVDDKGNMTNEAPGFEGLFYDAANKPITEKLEEAGALLKLTFITHSYPHDWRTKKPVIFRATAQWFASIKDFRNELLEAVKETNWYPAWGETRLFNMVRDRGDWCISRQRVWGVPIPVFYAENGEEIITDETIEHVSNLFREQGSNIWFEKEAKELLPEGFTHPGSPNGQFSKETDIMDVWFDSGSSHQAVLLERDDLQRPADLYLEGSDQYRGWFNSSLSTAVAVTGKAPYKGVLSHGFTLDGEGRKMSKSIGNVVVPAKVMNQLGADILRLWVASVDYQADVRVSDAILKQVAEVYRKIRNTFRFLLGNLDDFNPEADLVSFENLREVDQFMLVKLNKLIKSVRESYDRYEFASIYHAVNNFCTLDLSAFYLDFAKDVLYIEAKDNAERRAIQTVLYESLIALTKLVAPILSHTSDEVWNFIPNVKEESVQLTDMPEYTELPNAKQLEDKWTSFMKLRNDVLKALEEARNEKVIGKSLTAKVTLYVNDQAKSLLDSIQENLQQLFIVSGFEVAGSLSDAPENAVKFENTAIIVSKAEGETCDRCWTVTPEVGKTEGYDTLCPRCADVVKNNYSHLA is encoded by the coding sequence ATGGATTACAAAGATAGTTTATTAATGCCAAAAACTGAATTCCCAATGCGCGGCAATCTTCCAAAGCGAGAACCTGAAATCCAGGCGAAATGGGAAGAAATGAACATTTATGAAAAGGTCCAGGAACGGACAAAAGGGCGTCCGATGTTTGTGCTGCATGATGGCCCTCCATATGCAAATGGCGACATCCACATCGGCCATGCGCTAAATAAGATCTTAAAGGATTTCATCGTACGCTCTAAGTCGATGACTGGCTATAATGCTCCTTATGTTCCTGGCTGGGATACTCATGGTCTGCCAATTGAGCAGGCGCTGACAAACAAAGGCGTAAAGCGTAAAGAAATGAGTGTTGCTGAGTTCCGCGAGCTTTGTGAAGAATATGCATATGAGCAGATCGACAGCCAGCGCGGACAATTTAAGCGCTTAGGTGTCCGCGGTGATTGGGAGAACCCATACATCACACTTAAGCCGGAGTATGAAGCTCAGCAAATTAAGGTCTTCGGGGAAATGGCGAAAAAAGGCTATATCTATAAAGGCAAAAAGCCTGTTTATTGGTCTCCATCATCTGAATCTGCTTTGGCAGAAGCGGAAATTGAATATAAAGACAAACGTTCGCCATCCATTTATGTTGCATTTAAAGTAAAAGATGGCAAAGAAGTATTGGATCAAGATACTCATATCGTCATTTGGACTACAACTCCATGGACCATTCCAGCAAACCTTGGAATTTCAGTTCATCCGGACCTTTCTTATACTGTAGTGGAGGCAAACGGCAAAAAGTTTATGGTTGCAGAAGACTTATTGGCAGCTGTGGCTAAAGAGTTCGAATGGGAAGGTTATCAAGTTGTCCAGACAGTTAAGGGGACTGACCTTGAGAATGTAATTGCTGAACATCCGCTTTATGGCCGTGATTCCCTTGTAATGCTTGGTGATCATGTTACAACTGATGCCGGTACAGGATGTGTTCATACTGCTCCCGGACATGGGGAAGATGATTTCCAAGTCGGCATGAAGTACGGGCTTGACGTATTATGCCCGGTAGATGATAAAGGAAACATGACAAATGAAGCTCCCGGCTTTGAAGGGTTATTCTATGATGCAGCCAATAAGCCGATAACTGAGAAACTTGAGGAAGCAGGAGCATTATTAAAACTGACTTTTATTACTCACTCATATCCGCATGACTGGAGAACGAAAAAGCCTGTTATTTTCCGTGCTACTGCCCAATGGTTTGCATCCATTAAGGATTTCCGCAATGAGCTTTTGGAAGCTGTTAAAGAAACAAATTGGTATCCTGCATGGGGTGAGACCAGACTATTTAATATGGTCCGGGATCGCGGAGATTGGTGCATCTCCCGCCAGCGTGTATGGGGAGTGCCTATTCCGGTCTTTTATGCGGAAAATGGCGAAGAAATTATCACAGATGAGACGATTGAACATGTATCAAATCTTTTCCGTGAACAAGGTTCAAACATCTGGTTCGAGAAAGAAGCGAAAGAGTTGCTGCCTGAAGGTTTTACACATCCAGGAAGCCCGAATGGCCAGTTTTCAAAAGAAACGGATATCATGGATGTTTGGTTTGATTCCGGTTCTTCCCACCAGGCAGTTCTTTTAGAGCGCGACGATTTACAGCGTCCAGCAGATCTATACCTAGAAGGTTCTGACCAATACAGAGGCTGGTTTAACTCTTCGCTTTCAACTGCGGTAGCAGTGACAGGGAAAGCGCCTTACAAAGGAGTACTGAGCCACGGTTTCACCCTTGATGGTGAAGGAAGGAAAATGAGTAAATCCATCGGAAATGTAGTTGTTCCGGCAAAAGTTATGAACCAGCTTGGTGCTGACATTTTGCGTTTATGGGTGGCTTCAGTTGATTATCAGGCTGATGTCCGGGTATCTGATGCTATTCTGAAGCAGGTTGCAGAAGTGTATAGAAAGATTCGCAATACTTTCCGTTTCTTGCTTGGAAATCTGGATGATTTTAATCCTGAAGCAGACTTGGTATCCTTTGAGAACCTGCGTGAAGTGGATCAGTTTATGCTAGTGAAGCTGAACAAGCTGATCAAGAGTGTTCGCGAGTCCTATGATCGCTATGAATTTGCCAGCATCTACCACGCTGTTAACAATTTCTGCACATTGGACCTTAGTGCATTTTACCTTGATTTTGCAAAAGATGTCCTTTATATTGAAGCAAAAGATAATGCAGAACGCCGTGCAATCCAAACGGTTCTTTATGAGAGCCTGATTGCTCTTACGAAGCTTGTTGCACCTATTCTTTCCCACACATCTGATGAAGTTTGGAACTTTATACCGAATGTGAAAGAAGAAAGTGTTCAATTAACAGATATGCCTGAATATACAGAGCTTCCGAACGCTAAACAGCTGGAAGATAAATGGACTTCATTCATGAAGCTTCGCAATGATGTCCTTAAGGCATTGGAAGAAGCACGTAATGAGAAGGTGATCGGCAAATCACTTACTGCTAAAGTAACCCTTTATGTAAATGATCAAGCCAAGAGCCTTCTGGATTCAATTCAGGAAAATCTTCAGCAGCTCTTTATCGTATCTGGATTCGAAGTAGCAGGCAGCCTTTCAGATGCTCCTGAAAATGCCGTGAAATTTGAAAACACTGCTATTATTGTTTCCAAAGCAGAAGGCGAAACATGCGACCGCTGCTGGACAGTCACTCCAGAAGTTGGCAAGACAGAAGGATATGACACGCTTTGCCCCCGCTGTGCTGATGTTGTAAAAAATAATTATAGCCACTTGGCTTAA
- a CDS encoding YggS family pyridoxal phosphate-dependent enzyme yields the protein MRVEDNLKHIKTAIHEACIKANREPEEITVIAVTKYVSAERAQEALEAGIHHLGENRDEGLLAKREILKDRPTWHFIGTLQTRKVKNIIDKVDYIHSLDRLSLAKEIDKRADRKINCFVQVNVSGEESKQGINPEETADFISSLAEYKNINIIGLMTMAPHTSDKDLLRACFRKLKDLQKQVKDLGFDFAPCTELSMGMSNDFSLAIEEGATMVRIGTALVGQEGQEVK from the coding sequence ATGAGAGTAGAGGATAATTTAAAGCACATAAAGACAGCCATCCACGAAGCGTGCATAAAGGCGAACCGCGAGCCGGAAGAAATTACCGTAATTGCTGTTACTAAGTACGTTTCAGCGGAAAGGGCACAAGAAGCCTTAGAAGCAGGTATTCATCATTTAGGTGAAAACAGGGATGAAGGACTTCTTGCTAAAAGGGAAATTTTAAAGGACAGGCCAACCTGGCATTTTATCGGAACACTGCAAACGCGCAAAGTAAAGAATATTATTGATAAAGTTGACTATATTCATTCACTGGACAGGCTATCCCTTGCAAAGGAAATCGACAAGCGGGCAGACCGAAAGATAAATTGCTTTGTACAGGTCAATGTCTCAGGCGAAGAGTCGAAACAGGGAATAAACCCTGAAGAGACAGCTGACTTTATTTCAAGCCTGGCTGAATATAAAAATATCAATATCATTGGCCTGATGACAATGGCGCCGCATACATCAGACAAAGATCTGCTGCGTGCCTGTTTCCGGAAGCTCAAGGACCTTCAAAAACAGGTTAAAGATCTGGGATTTGATTTTGCTCCCTGCACTGAGCTTTCAATGGGTATGTCCAATGATTTTTCTCTGGCAATTGAAGAAGGTGCCACAATGGTTAGGATTGGGACAGCTTTAGTAGGCCAAGAGGGTCAGGAGGTTAAATAA
- a CDS encoding YggT family protein, producing the protein MELVFGILSSAIYYYSWALIIYILLSWFPNAKESAFGQFLARICEPYLEPFRKIIPPLGMIDISPIVAILVLRFATGGLQQLFYWIS; encoded by the coding sequence ATGGAATTAGTATTTGGAATATTGTCATCTGCAATTTATTATTACTCATGGGCACTGATTATTTATATTCTGCTGTCCTGGTTCCCTAATGCAAAGGAATCGGCTTTTGGCCAGTTTCTGGCAAGGATTTGTGAACCATACCTTGAGCCTTTCCGCAAAATCATTCCACCGCTTGGAATGATTGATATTTCTCCGATTGTGGCTATCTTAGTTTTGCGATTTGCCACGGGAGGCTTGCAGCAGCTTTTTTATTGGATTTCATAA